The Pseudomonas multiresinivorans DNA window CGGGAGCCCTGCAACGGCTACCTGCTGGAAGCGCTGATTGCCGGCCGGGCGGCCTTCGGGCGTTGGCTCATCGGCTGCAACGTGCCGTTGCTGGGAGTGAAGATGATGCACTCGGCGATGGGTGATCCGGCTCTCTACGAACGCTACTTCGGGTGCCCGGTGGAATTCGGCGCGGGCAGCAATGTGCTGACGTTTTCCGAGTCGCTGCTTTCCATGCGGATCATGGGCGCAGACCCGAGCACCCATAAAAGCCTGCTGCTCGAAGCCGACCGGCAACTGGGGCGCACCCATACCCCCCGATCGGTAACCGGCCGCCTGCGCGCGCTGCTGGCCGAACGCATTCCCAACGGGGATTTCAGCCTCGAAGGTCTGGCCTGCCAGCTCGCCATGTCGCCGAGAACACTGCAGCGCAAGCTCACCGCGGAAGGCCAGGGCTTCAACCAGGTTCTGGAGTCGGTACGGATGGACCTGGCCGAGCGGCATCTGCGGCATACCAACTCCAGCGTCCTGGAGATTGCCCTGCTGCTCGGCTTCTCCCAGGCCAGCGCCTTCAGCCACGCCTTCCGCCAGGCACGCGGGATGTCCCCGGCGGACTTCCGCAAATCTCTGCGCGCGCACCCGCTGCCTTCTCGATAGCTGAGACTGACTTTCGCCC harbors:
- a CDS encoding AraC family transcriptional regulator, whose protein sequence is MPLAAPALPLLDSRPILPDPDILMRPATVSATFVNHALRVAEQHGCQVEQLLREVELPQDWLRDPIQRIPLHYLCGLLERSACLTGLPHFGLVVGSKVHVSSYGVLGYMMMTSSTLGESLSLVHRYAAIVLDLPSSQTHISIDNDVVMVEDVLVDDREPCNGYLLEALIAGRAAFGRWLIGCNVPLLGVKMMHSAMGDPALYERYFGCPVEFGAGSNVLTFSESLLSMRIMGADPSTHKSLLLEADRQLGRTHTPRSVTGRLRALLAERIPNGDFSLEGLACQLAMSPRTLQRKLTAEGQGFNQVLESVRMDLAERHLRHTNSSVLEIALLLGFSQASAFSHAFRQARGMSPADFRKSLRAHPLPSR